TCTACCTTATTGTCCCTTATTCCGCTCATCAATCTCCTTTTTCAGGCTCACCAGAAAGCCCCGCATCCTTTCTAAGCTTTGAATCACGTCGATCTTCTCCTTGAGCTGGGGGCCCTTCTGCTTGAGCATGTCGCGGGCGCCGGGAATGGTGTAGCCGCGTTCCTTCACCAAGTGGTAGATAGTGCGGAATGTGTCGATGTCCTGCGGAGTGTAAAGACGGTTGCCTTTCTTGCTTTTGCGGGGGCGCAACTCATC
This Hymenobacter sp. GOD-10R DNA region includes the following protein-coding sequences:
- a CDS encoding MerR family transcriptional regulator, whose amino-acid sequence is MPYKEHEIEKQYFTIGEVAAQFNVAPSLIRFWETEFDELRPRKSKKGNRLYTPQDIDTFRTIYHLVKERGYTIPGARDMLKQKGPQLKEKIDVIQSLERMRGFLVSLKKEIDERNKGQ